From Halostagnicola kamekurae, the proteins below share one genomic window:
- a CDS encoding DUF6691 family protein, translating to MARNRHPLFMPLVLVGGLIFGFGLAYSHMARPEVVLDFLQFEDFGLVFVMFGAAIVSGIAFAVMSRVGDTAPLTGDTYGRRLKSFDRNVLLGGGIFGVGWGLSGICPGAAYASLGVGNVTILWALVGMFAGAYLQGVWRSESAQTGPATNRAD from the coding sequence ATGGCCCGAAATCGCCATCCCCTGTTCATGCCCCTCGTGCTCGTCGGCGGCCTGATCTTCGGATTCGGGCTCGCTTACAGCCACATGGCCCGGCCGGAAGTCGTGTTGGATTTCCTCCAGTTCGAAGACTTCGGACTCGTGTTCGTCATGTTCGGCGCGGCCATCGTCTCCGGGATCGCGTTCGCAGTCATGTCCCGCGTTGGCGATACCGCGCCGCTGACGGGAGACACCTACGGGCGACGGCTGAAGTCGTTCGACCGGAACGTCCTGCTCGGCGGGGGGATATTCGGCGTCGGCTGGGGCCTGTCGGGGATCTGTCCCGGCGCTGCCTACGCCAGTCTCGGCGTCGGGAACGTCACCATCCTGTGGGCGCTCGTCGGCATGTTCGCCGGCGCGTACCTGCAAGGCGTCTGGCGGAGCGAATCCGCGCAGACCGGTCCGGCGACGAACCGAGCGGACTAG
- a CDS encoding YeeE/YedE family protein: MLAELATVGQIVPAEPFPNGISRYAIGGLLVGLGAVVIYLGTAITAGASTFLESTLSYVSDKSRFQQYRASRDWRVVFTIGIVLGAAVYGVVWQGGAWTTDVQPWRLLIGGVLVGIGTRVGKGCTSGHGVCGVGSASKTSIVGVITFLSVAIATAQLVQVMGVSP, from the coding sequence ATGCTCGCCGAACTGGCAACCGTGGGGCAGATAGTGCCCGCCGAACCGTTCCCGAACGGCATCTCCCGGTACGCGATCGGAGGATTGCTCGTCGGGCTTGGTGCCGTCGTGATCTACCTCGGGACCGCAATCACAGCGGGAGCGAGCACGTTTCTCGAGTCGACGCTGTCGTACGTCTCGGATAAATCGCGATTCCAGCAGTATCGCGCCTCTCGAGACTGGCGCGTCGTCTTCACGATCGGGATCGTACTCGGGGCGGCGGTCTACGGCGTCGTCTGGCAGGGCGGTGCGTGGACGACCGACGTACAGCCCTGGCGACTGCTGATCGGCGGCGTGCTCGTGGGAATCGGGACGCGCGTCGGCAAGGGATGTACCTCGGGCCACGGCGTCTGCGGCGTCGGTTCGGCGTCGAAAACGTCCATCGTCGGCGTGATCACGTTCCTGAGCGTCGCGATCGCGACCGCACAACTCGTCCAGGTGATGGGGGTGAGTCCGTAA
- a CDS encoding MBL fold metallo-hydrolase, which translates to MSDLELPTPAAEVETVAPERLRNRIDAGERVTLLDARMESDYRAWHIDGENVESINVPYFEFLEEDVDESVLAQIPDDREITVLCAKGGASEFVAGALAECGYDVDHLEDGMNGWARIYDRVEVERYEGAGDLYQYQRPSSGCLAYLLVDGDEAAVIDPLRAFADRYLADADDLGVTVEYAFDTHVHADHISGVRTLLEEGVTGVIPDPAAARGVTYASDVSHASDGDEFEVGDAAIEAVYTPGHTSGMTSYLIDGSLLATGDGLFVESVARPDLEEGDDGAPEAAAQLYESLQERVLALPEDTLVGGAHVSDSAEPAADGTYTASIGDLEARMDALSLDEDEFVELVLSDMPPRPANYEEIIATNLGQRAPDDEEAFELELGPNNCAASQESLAGD; encoded by the coding sequence ATGAGCGATTTGGAACTTCCAACGCCAGCCGCCGAGGTGGAGACGGTAGCCCCGGAGCGGTTGCGAAACCGGATCGACGCGGGCGAGCGCGTCACCCTTCTCGACGCGCGGATGGAGTCCGACTACCGAGCGTGGCACATCGACGGCGAGAACGTGGAATCGATCAACGTGCCGTACTTCGAGTTCCTCGAAGAGGACGTCGATGAGAGCGTTCTTGCACAGATTCCAGATGATCGTGAAATCACGGTACTCTGTGCGAAAGGCGGTGCGAGCGAGTTCGTTGCGGGCGCGCTCGCCGAGTGCGGGTACGACGTCGATCACCTTGAGGACGGGATGAACGGCTGGGCGCGCATCTACGACCGCGTCGAAGTCGAACGCTACGAGGGGGCCGGGGACCTCTATCAGTACCAGCGGCCCTCGAGCGGCTGTCTCGCCTACCTCCTCGTCGACGGCGACGAGGCGGCGGTGATCGATCCGCTGCGGGCGTTCGCCGATCGCTATCTCGCCGACGCCGACGACCTCGGTGTGACAGTCGAATACGCGTTCGACACGCACGTTCACGCCGATCACATCTCGGGCGTTCGAACGCTGCTCGAGGAGGGCGTTACGGGGGTCATCCCCGATCCGGCGGCCGCCCGCGGGGTCACCTACGCGTCGGACGTATCCCACGCGAGCGACGGTGACGAGTTCGAAGTCGGCGACGCGGCGATCGAGGCCGTCTACACGCCCGGGCACACCTCGGGGATGACCTCCTACCTGATCGACGGCTCGCTGCTCGCGACCGGGGACGGCCTGTTCGTCGAGAGCGTCGCTCGCCCCGATCTCGAGGAGGGTGACGACGGCGCGCCCGAAGCGGCCGCACAGCTCTACGAGTCGCTCCAAGAGCGCGTGCTGGCCCTGCCCGAGGACACCCTCGTCGGCGGCGCACACGTCAGCGATTCTGCCGAACCCGCCGCCGACGGCACCTACACGGCATCGATCGGCGACCTCGAGGCGAGAATGGACGCCCTGTCGCTGGATGAAGACGAGTTCGTCGAGCTGGTCCTGTCGGACATGCCGCCGCGACCGGCCAACTACGAGGAGATCATCGCGACGAATCTCGGCCAGCGAGCGCCGGACGACGAGGAGGCGTTCGAACTCGAGCTCGGCCCGAACAACTGCGCGGCCAGCCAGGAATCACTCGCGGGTGACTAA
- a CDS encoding sulfurtransferase TusA family protein: MSSEYQATETLDVKGQSCPMPIVKTKQTIDGLEAGDVLEVLATDSGSMSDIRGWADGTDGVELLEQVEDDDLYTHYVKKTE, translated from the coding sequence ATGAGTTCGGAATACCAAGCCACGGAAACGCTGGACGTGAAAGGACAGTCCTGCCCAATGCCAATCGTGAAGACCAAGCAGACGATCGACGGCCTCGAGGCCGGCGACGTCCTCGAGGTCCTCGCGACGGATTCGGGCAGCATGAGCGACATTCGAGGATGGGCAGACGGCACCGACGGCGTCGAACTCCTCGAGCAGGTCGAGGACGACGACCTGTACACCCACTACGTGAAGAAGACGGAATAA
- a CDS encoding DsrE/DsrF/DrsH-like family protein, which yields MSTDNSTTPVEGAGEVDAAELQALRERVDELEESLAAVDTGDDGNKMTIVATQGSFDMAYPPLILASTAAAFGWDVVVFHTFWGLDILHEEKSKDLKLSAVGNPNMPVPNAVAALPGMDAMATRMMQKRIDENGTATIEELIDVSLESGVDLQACQMTIDLMDYDEDDFYDGVTTGVGAATALQHMADSDVQLLV from the coding sequence ATGAGCACGGACAACTCAACGACGCCGGTCGAAGGCGCCGGGGAGGTCGACGCTGCCGAGTTGCAGGCGCTGCGCGAGCGCGTCGACGAACTCGAGGAATCGCTGGCGGCGGTCGACACCGGCGACGACGGGAACAAGATGACCATCGTCGCCACCCAGGGCAGCTTCGATATGGCGTACCCGCCGCTGATCCTCGCGAGCACGGCGGCCGCGTTCGGCTGGGACGTCGTCGTGTTCCACACGTTCTGGGGACTGGACATCCTCCACGAGGAGAAATCGAAGGATCTCAAGCTGAGCGCCGTGGGTAACCCGAACATGCCGGTTCCCAACGCCGTCGCCGCGTTACCCGGCATGGACGCGATGGCGACGCGGATGATGCAGAAGAGAATCGACGAGAACGGAACGGCAACCATCGAGGAGCTGATCGACGTCTCCCTCGAGAGCGGCGTCGACCTGCAGGCCTGCCAGATGACGATCGATCTGATGGACTACGACGAGGACGACTTCTACGACGGCGTTACGACCGGCGTCGGAGCCGCGACCGCGTTACAGCACATGGCCGACTCAGACGTCCAATTGCTCGTCTGA
- a CDS encoding DUF3784 domain-containing protein: MIDAILESPGALLAGLAVLVLGYLIKYQEWTFLIAGYDETTDVPRSVAADIVGSLAIRIGIATALFGVLAAVVSVPEAIAAAFFAIVVFGVARAIYRLQTYQPTPA, from the coding sequence ATGATCGACGCCATACTCGAATCGCCAGGGGCGTTGCTCGCCGGACTCGCGGTGCTCGTCCTCGGTTATCTTATCAAGTACCAGGAATGGACGTTCCTCATCGCCGGATACGACGAAACGACCGACGTGCCACGATCCGTCGCAGCGGACATCGTCGGCTCGCTCGCGATCCGCATCGGAATCGCGACGGCCCTGTTCGGCGTCCTCGCCGCTGTCGTCTCGGTGCCGGAAGCCATCGCGGCCGCGTTCTTCGCGATCGTCGTGTTCGGTGTCGCTCGAGCGATCTACCGCCTGCAGACCTACCAGCCGACACCAGCCTAA
- a CDS encoding class I SAM-dependent methyltransferase has protein sequence MTREQTRHSKAWYNTLSRYYDTLIDPFQGPLRRRGIDSLRVAPDDHVLAVGCGTGREIATLQNAVESRGRVVGIDVAEQMCHLAQDRLDEADAFAVICGDALALPFDSDRFDVVLVSFTLELFEADHRATVLEEIRRVLEPGGRICVISPSATASSIISPLYTRLNEAFPRLVDSRPFDVSAVLAEAGFEILQTQVEWALVVPVELVVARWES, from the coding sequence ATGACACGAGAGCAGACGCGCCACAGCAAAGCGTGGTATAACACGCTCAGCAGGTATTACGACACCCTCATCGATCCCTTTCAGGGTCCGCTTCGGCGACGCGGAATCGACAGCCTTCGCGTGGCTCCCGACGACCACGTTCTCGCTGTGGGCTGCGGGACCGGCCGAGAGATTGCCACATTGCAGAACGCTGTCGAGTCTAGGGGGCGAGTCGTCGGGATCGACGTCGCAGAGCAGATGTGCCATCTCGCACAGGATCGACTCGACGAGGCGGATGCGTTCGCGGTTATCTGTGGAGATGCACTGGCGTTGCCGTTCGACTCCGACAGGTTCGATGTCGTTCTCGTAAGCTTCACACTCGAGCTGTTCGAAGCCGACCACCGGGCAACTGTCCTCGAGGAAATCCGTCGCGTACTCGAGCCCGGCGGTCGAATTTGTGTCATCAGCCCCTCCGCGACAGCGAGCAGTATCATCTCGCCGCTCTACACGCGACTCAACGAAGCTTTTCCGAGGCTAGTCGACAGTCGTCCGTTCGATGTCAGTGCCGTCCTCGCTGAAGCCGGCTTCGAGATCCTGCAGACCCAGGTCGAGTGGGCACTCGTTGTCCCGGTTGAACTCGTCGTTGCGCGTTGGGAATCGTGA
- a CDS encoding cation:proton antiporter domain-containing protein — translation MELIEPLGHHELFLVILQLTVLLFVARVLGEAFSSIGQPAVVGELLAGVVLGPSLLGVVVPGAYESLFVVSESQFHLLEIISWLGLIMLLLVTGFETDIDLVISKGRTALLLSLGGILVPFVTGFALGWFLPSEFIVSADDRLVFSLFVATAMSISAIPVIAKILLELDVIRRDIGQLILAAGMVDDTIGWILLATVAGLARTGVADLDSAAVTIVSVLAFLGAAFTIGRRIIADTIRWVDNVIGGDIAMISTVMLFTLAAGALTQYMGLEAILGAFVVGVLAGQVKRFSYRVRHVFEAVTLAIFAPLFFAIAGLRMDVTVLADPLVFGVGLVVLSVACIGKFGGIVSVSGLAGLSKWEGITIGGGMNARGAMEIIVATIGLGLGILTTSMYSIIVVVAIVTSLMAPAIMRWSIPKIEMGEAERKRIERERYLQDSFVNNLDRVLLPTRGTADTQYAARLLSPLFRNLQTDLDLLCITPSTETRGSSGGVRDRIRRFVTRLGDRRGDGSDRNRVNRKGHPDSDETERVFSRIEQQLGTLSGETRRLVRETDGSAAESILETAAGGYDLVVLGERTLEGSTDASLFSPTVDRVVQETPCPAMVVSASGVDGREPTKMDEPIERILLPTIGTQASRHAAEIAFTIALEERALVEVVHVVTSHRSDDRFVARTPPPQEVEIGERIVDREAELGRQLGANVVTTVLFSDSPGEELVGIADRTDADAVIMGSNKRPMTRRAFFGPNVEDVLTNAPCPVVVLSSP, via the coding sequence ATGGAACTCATCGAACCGCTCGGACACCACGAACTGTTCCTCGTCATCCTCCAGTTGACCGTCCTGCTGTTCGTCGCGCGCGTCCTCGGCGAAGCCTTCAGTTCGATCGGACAGCCGGCGGTCGTCGGCGAACTCCTGGCCGGCGTCGTTCTCGGCCCGTCGCTTTTGGGCGTCGTCGTCCCGGGCGCCTACGAGTCGCTGTTCGTGGTCTCCGAGAGCCAGTTTCACCTCCTCGAGATCATCTCCTGGCTCGGGCTCATCATGTTGCTTCTCGTCACTGGATTCGAAACCGACATCGACCTCGTCATCAGCAAAGGGCGGACGGCGCTGTTGCTCTCGCTGGGGGGAATCCTCGTCCCGTTCGTGACCGGCTTCGCTCTCGGGTGGTTTCTCCCCTCGGAGTTCATCGTCTCCGCGGACGACCGGCTCGTCTTCAGTCTCTTCGTCGCCACCGCGATGAGCATCTCCGCGATTCCGGTGATCGCGAAGATCCTCCTCGAGTTGGACGTGATCCGGCGCGATATCGGACAGTTGATCCTCGCGGCGGGAATGGTCGACGATACGATCGGCTGGATTCTGCTGGCCACCGTCGCCGGCCTCGCTCGAACGGGCGTCGCGGATCTCGACTCGGCGGCGGTGACGATCGTTTCGGTGCTCGCGTTTCTCGGCGCCGCGTTCACGATCGGACGGCGAATCATCGCGGACACGATCAGATGGGTCGACAACGTCATCGGCGGCGATATCGCGATGATATCGACGGTGATGCTCTTTACACTCGCCGCGGGTGCGCTCACCCAGTACATGGGTCTCGAGGCGATACTCGGCGCGTTCGTCGTCGGCGTGCTGGCCGGTCAGGTGAAGCGGTTCTCCTACCGGGTCAGGCACGTCTTCGAGGCCGTGACTCTCGCCATCTTCGCGCCGCTTTTCTTCGCCATCGCTGGCCTCCGAATGGACGTCACCGTCCTGGCGGACCCGCTCGTGTTCGGCGTCGGACTCGTCGTTCTCTCTGTCGCCTGCATCGGCAAGTTCGGCGGCATCGTGAGCGTCTCGGGACTGGCCGGCCTCTCGAAGTGGGAAGGGATCACCATCGGCGGCGGCATGAACGCCCGCGGCGCGATGGAGATCATCGTCGCCACGATCGGCCTCGGACTCGGAATCCTGACGACGAGCATGTACAGCATCATCGTCGTGGTTGCGATCGTCACTTCGTTGATGGCGCCGGCGATCATGCGCTGGTCGATCCCGAAGATCGAAATGGGCGAGGCCGAACGCAAGCGTATCGAGCGCGAGCGGTACCTCCAGGACAGCTTCGTCAACAACCTCGATCGCGTTCTGTTGCCGACTCGAGGCACCGCCGATACGCAGTACGCGGCCCGACTGCTCAGTCCATTGTTCCGGAACCTCCAGACCGATCTGGACCTCCTCTGTATCACGCCATCGACCGAGACGAGAGGGTCCAGCGGAGGCGTTCGTGACCGGATCAGACGATTCGTTACCCGACTCGGGGATCGCCGGGGGGACGGGTCCGATCGGAACCGAGTGAATCGGAAGGGTCATCCAGACTCGGACGAGACCGAGCGGGTCTTTTCCCGTATCGAGCAGCAACTGGGAACGCTCTCGGGAGAGACGCGGCGTCTCGTCAGAGAAACCGACGGGAGCGCCGCCGAATCGATCCTCGAGACCGCCGCGGGGGGCTACGATCTGGTTGTGCTCGGCGAGCGAACGCTCGAGGGCTCGACGGACGCGTCGCTTTTCAGCCCGACGGTCGATCGCGTCGTTCAGGAGACCCCGTGTCCCGCGATGGTCGTCAGCGCGTCCGGCGTTGACGGTCGAGAGCCAACGAAGATGGACGAGCCGATCGAACGAATTCTGTTACCGACGATCGGGACGCAGGCGAGCCGTCACGCCGCGGAGATCGCATTTACGATCGCGCTCGAGGAGCGAGCGCTCGTCGAGGTCGTCCACGTGGTCACGAGCCACCGGTCAGACGATCGGTTCGTCGCCCGAACACCGCCGCCCCAGGAGGTGGAGATCGGCGAGCGGATCGTCGACCGCGAAGCCGAACTCGGCCGACAGCTCGGAGCGAACGTCGTCACGACCGTGCTGTTCTCTGACTCCCCCGGCGAGGAACTCGTCGGGATCGCGGACCGGACCGACGCGGACGCCGTGATAATGGGATCGAACAAACGACCGATGACCCGACGGGCGTTTTTCGGCCCGAACGTTGAGGACGTTCTGACGAACGCGCCCTGTCCGGTCGTCGTTCTCAGTTCCCCCTGA
- a CDS encoding sugar O-acetyltransferase: MPTEREKMIAGDRYDPDDPQLVADRRAARDRLALFNRTPVSDERRRADIVSDLFGSVGDGVYLEPPFRCDYGYNVHVGEDFYTNFDCVILDAAPVEFGDDCMLAPGVHVYTATHPLEAAERTAGLEYAKPVTVGDAVWIGGRAVLNPGVTVGDGAVIGSGAVVTEDVPANVVVQGNPAEVVRELE, from the coding sequence ATGCCGACCGAACGAGAGAAGATGATCGCCGGGGATCGCTACGACCCCGACGATCCCCAGCTGGTCGCCGACCGCCGGGCCGCGCGAGATCGCCTCGCCCTGTTCAATCGCACGCCGGTCTCCGACGAGCGACGACGCGCCGACATCGTGAGCGACCTGTTCGGGTCGGTCGGAGACGGCGTCTATCTCGAGCCGCCGTTTCGCTGTGACTACGGCTACAACGTCCACGTCGGTGAGGACTTCTATACGAACTTTGACTGCGTGATTCTGGACGCCGCACCGGTCGAATTCGGGGACGACTGCATGCTCGCGCCCGGCGTCCACGTGTACACGGCGACCCACCCGCTCGAGGCGGCCGAACGGACAGCCGGCCTCGAGTACGCCAAGCCGGTTACCGTCGGCGATGCGGTCTGGATCGGGGGCCGAGCGGTGCTCAATCCCGGGGTAACCGTCGGAGACGGCGCGGTGATCGGATCGGGGGCGGTCGTCACCGAGGACGTTCCGGCCAACGTCGTGGTTCAGGGCAACCCCGCGGAGGTCGTTCGCGAACTCGAGTGA